Genomic segment of Streptosporangium sp. NBC_01755:
GCGTCGATGCGCACCTCGGGAATGCCTGCGGGGCTCTCCACGTACCGGGTCCGCAGGATCTCGTGCCGGGCGACCAGTTCGTCGAACGCCTGGCGGAACGCCGCCACGTCGAGGTGGCCGTGCAGGCGGCAGGCGGTCGGCACGTTGTACGCGGTCGAGCCCGGCGCCAGCCGGTGCAGGAACCAGAGGCGTTCCTGACCGTAGGAGAGCGGCAGTGTCCCCTCGCGGGACACCCTCGGCAGCGGCGGGAGCTGCTCGGCGCGAGTCTCGGCCACCTCCTCGGCGAGCTCCTCCAGCGACTCGGCGGAGAAGAGCAGGTAGAGCGGGAAGTCGATGCGCAGGTCGTCCTGGATGCGGAACATGACCTGGGTGGCGAGCAGGGAGTTGCCGCCCAGCTCGAAGAAGTTGTCGTCCAGGCAGACCGTGTCCAGATCCAGGACGTCGGCCCAGATGGTGGCCAGCGTCTGCTGCACGGCGGTGACCGGGGGCCTCCCCTCGGCCCGCTCGGCGGGCGGGGCGATCTCCGGCAGCGCGGCCCGGTCCACCTTCCCGCTGCTGGTCAGCGGCATCCGGTCGATCACCGCGAGCTGCGCGGGGATGAGATACGGCGGGAGCCGGTCGACCAGATGGGCCCGCAGCTCCGCCGGGTCGGGGGCGGCGCCGGAGGCCACCACGTAGCCGAGCAGGCGCTCCCCGGCGACCGTGACGGCGGAGCGCTCGACCCCGGGGTGGGCGTCCAGGGTGGCCTCGATCTCGCCCAGCTCGACCCGTACCCCGCGGATCTTGACCTGGTGGTCGGTGCGGCCGAGGAAGTCCAGGGCGCCGTCGGGGCGGCGCCGCCCCAGGTCGCCGGTGCGGTACAGCCGCGAGCCCGGCGGGCCGTACGGGTCGGGGACGAAGCGCTCGGCGGTCAGCGCGGGCCTGCGGTGGTAGCCGCGTGCCAGGCCGATCCCGCCGATGAACAGCTCGCCCGCCGCCCCGTCGGGTACGAGGTCTCCCGCCTCGTCCAGCACGTGCACGGTGTTGCCGGTGAAGGGCGTCCCGACGGAGACGACCGGGCCCGCGTGCGGGTCGTGCGGGTCGTAGGTGTACATGGTGGAGTCGATCGACACCTCGGTGGCGCCCCACTGGTTGTGCAGCCCGCAGCCGTACACGCCGATCTGTTCGTGGAAGGCGAGCGCCAGGGGTGCGGTCAGCGCCTCCCCGCTGGAGATCACGTGGCGCAGGTGCGGCAGCGGCGGCAGCCCGGCGCGGCGATGCGCCGCCAGGAACAGTGCGAGCATGCTGGGCACGAACTGTACGACGACGGCGCCGAAGCGCGAGGTGGCCTCCAGCAGCGCCACCGGGTCCCGGTGCTCGCCCGGCGGCAGGATCGCCACCACCCCGCCGGTCGACAGCGGCCAGAACACCTCCACCGCCGAGTCGTCGAAGCTGAGCGTGGTCTTGTGCAGCACGGCCTCGCCTGGTTCGAGGCGGTACTCGGCCTGCATCCACCGCATCCGGTTGACCCAGCCCCCGTGCGTGCTGGCGACCCCCTTGGGGATGCCCGTCGAGCCGGAGGTGTAGTAGAGGGAGACCAGGTCGCCCGGGCGTACCCCGGAGTCGGCGGGGGTCGTCGGGTGGCGGTCGATCAGCGCGCTGTCGCGGTCGAGCAGCACGACGCGGGTGAGGTCGCCGGGCAGCAGGTGGGCGAGTGCCTGCTCGCCCACCGACACCGGCGCCGCGCCCTCGGCGACCATGAGCCGCACCCGGGCGGGCGGTGCGTCGGGGTCGATCGGCAGGTAGGCTCCGCCCGCCTTGAGGATGCCGCACAGCGCGATGACCAGGTCCAGTCCCCGGTGCACGCACACCGCCACGGGGGTGTCGGCGACCACTCCCAGCTCGCGCAGGTGGTGGGCGAGCTGGTTGGCACGCCGGTCCAGCTCGCGGTAGGTCAGGGTGTGGCCGTCGGCATCGATGACGGCCACGGCGCGCGGGGTCCGCTCCACCTGGGCTTCGACCAGCTCGTGCAATCCGGCCACGACTTCTCCTAACGGTTCGCCGACGCCAGCAGGGCGACGCGGTCGATCTTCTTGGTGGGGGTCAGCGGGAAGGCGCCGCGCACCTCGATCCTGGACGGGATCATGTACGCGGGCAGGTGGGCGGCCAGGTGCCTGCGCAGCGCCCGGGGGGTGACGTCTCCCTGGGCGAACAGCAGCAGGCCCTCGTCCACGACGTGCGCGGCGGCCAGCTCGACCAGCGGGTGCTCCTGGGCCACGCACTCGATCTCGCCCAGCTCGATCCGGTAGCCGCGCAGCTGGACCTGCCGGTCGCGGCGTCCGGTGAACCAGAGCCGGCCGTCGGGGCGCAGCCGGCCCAGGTCACCGGTCCGGTAGAGCCTGCCGTACTCGGGGTGGTCGACGAACCGTTCGGCGGTCAGCTCGGGGGCGCCACCGTAGCCGAGGGCCACGCCGAGCCCGCCGACGTGGATCTCGCCCTGCTCGCCGTCCGGTACCCGCTCACCGGCGTCGTCGAGCAGGACGACGCGGTAACCGGCCAGCGGCCTGCCCACCGGCAGCGGGTCCGGCTCCTGGGCGGTGACGAGCCCGGCGGTGCACCACACGGTGACCTCGGTGGGACCGTAGAAGTTCCAGACGCGCCCGGCGCGGCCGGCCAGCTCGGCGGCCAGCCGGGCGGTCAGCACCTCGCCGCCGCAGACGGCCTGCAACTCCTCGCGCCCCGGCGTCAGGTACGGCAGCAGAAAGTGCCAGGCGGTGGGGGTGGCGTGCACGACGGTGACCCGGTGCCTCTCCAGCCAGCCCACCAGCCGTTCCGGGGCGGCCTGGAGCGCCTCGGAGGTCACCAGGGTCGCACCGCCGTGACTGAGCGGGACGAACATCTCCAGCAGCGCGATGTCGAAGGAGAAGGTCTGGTTGGCGGCGTACCGGTCGGCGGGACCGGGGACGAGTAGTTCGGCGACGGCGCGCACGCAGTTGTGCAGCGAGGCGTGCGAGACCCGCACCGCCTTGGGCCGCCCGGTGGAACCGGAGGTGAACATCACATACGCGCACCGCTCCGGCTCGGCGTCACCGGTCCGCAGCTCGTCCGTGTCCTCGCACGGCTCGCGCGTGTCCCCGGTGCGCGGTACGGAGTCGAGCAGCAGGCTCATGCCCGCCTGGCGCTGCTGGAAGCGCAGCCGCTCGGGTGGCAGGGCCGGATCGAGGGGCAGGAAGACCGCGCCGGCCTGCCAGATGCCCAGGATCACCGCCACGTAGTCGGCCGAACGGGGCAGCGCGACACCGACCACGTCACCGGGGCGCGCACCCCTCTCTCGCAGGATGCCGGCCACCGCGTTGGCACGGGCGGCGAGCCGCCCGTAGGTGAGCTCGGAGGCGGGGTCGAGGGCGGCGACCGCGCCGGGAGCGCGTCTCACCTGCCGGGCCACCTCGTGCAGGACGGTGTTCATACGGTCGTCTTCCTGCTGGGCCACCTCATGCGGAACGGTGTTCACGCGGTCGTCTTCCTGCCTGGCCACCTCATGCGGAACGGTGTTCACGCGGTCGTCTCCCTGCCGGGCCACCTCATCCGGGATGGTGTTCACGCGGTCGTCTCCCTGCCGGGCCACCTCATCCGGGACGGTGTTCACGCGACCATCTCCTGTGGGACGGTGCCGATGTGGCCGTGCGCGGGCAGGTGCGCGGGCCGTTCGCGAGACCAGGGAAGCAGCGGAATGGACGCCACGGCCCCCGGCGGGTTGAGCGCGGCCCAGTCGAGGTCGTGGCCGAGCTCGTAGAGGCGGATCAGCACACCGGGCAGGTCGCTCGCGGTGGCGCAGCGCACCACGCGGGCTTGTCTGCCACCCGGGGCGCCGCGCAGCCGGGGGCCGAGTTCGGCGGCACCGATCTCCACGAAGGTGCGTACTCCCCGGTCCAGTGCGACGGCGAGCGCGTCGCCGAGCAGGCTCGGGGTGACCAGGTGGCGCGCCCAGTGCCAGGCACCCTGCGCATGGCCGTCGATCGGCCCGCCGGTGAGCGTCGACAGCGCCACCGTCTCACCTGCGTTGACCGGCAGCCCCTCCAGGGCGAGTTCCAGCTCGGCGGCGAGTGGCGCGGCCAGCGCGCTGTGGTCGGCGGTGGCGGGTCCGAGGTCGCCACAGAGCACGTCCCCCGCGGTGAGGGTGGCGGCCAGGGTGGCCAGCGCGGCCCGGGGGCCGACGATGACACAGGTCTGCGCGTCCTCCACGGTGGCCACCGCGAGCGCGGGACCGATTCGCGCGCACAGCGCCTCCGCCAGCCTGCGCGCCAGCCGCACCCGCAGGGCATGCACCGGCGCAGGCCCGGCCAGCAGCCTGGCGCGGTGCCCGGCGACGGCGTCCGCGGCGGTGAGCGACAGCACGCCGCGGTAGCGGGCGGCGGCGACCTCCCCCGCGCCGTGGCCGATCACCAGGTCGGGACGGACGCCCGCCCGGCGCAGCTCGGCGGCGAGGTCGGCGTGCACGGCGGCCGTCCCGGCGGCCGGCTCGTCGGCGAAGACCAGGGCCAGGCCGCCGGGTGCCGCGCCGCCGAGTGTCGCGGCGGCCAGGTCGGTCAGTGCCCTGTCGAGCTCCCGGCTCAGTTCGGCGGCGTCGGCGCCGGTCACCCCGACCCGGTAGGCGTGGTGGTCGCG
This window contains:
- a CDS encoding amino acid adenylation domain-containing protein, encoding MAGLHELVEAQVERTPRAVAVIDADGHTLTYRELDRRANQLAHHLRELGVVADTPVAVCVHRGLDLVIALCGILKAGGAYLPIDPDAPPARVRLMVAEGAAPVSVGEQALAHLLPGDLTRVVLLDRDSALIDRHPTTPADSGVRPGDLVSLYYTSGSTGIPKGVASTHGGWVNRMRWMQAEYRLEPGEAVLHKTTLSFDDSAVEVFWPLSTGGVVAILPPGEHRDPVALLEATSRFGAVVVQFVPSMLALFLAAHRRAGLPPLPHLRHVISSGEALTAPLALAFHEQIGVYGCGLHNQWGATEVSIDSTMYTYDPHDPHAGPVVSVGTPFTGNTVHVLDEAGDLVPDGAAGELFIGGIGLARGYHRRPALTAERFVPDPYGPPGSRLYRTGDLGRRRPDGALDFLGRTDHQVKIRGVRVELGEIEATLDAHPGVERSAVTVAGERLLGYVVASGAAPDPAELRAHLVDRLPPYLIPAQLAVIDRMPLTSSGKVDRAALPEIAPPAERAEGRPPVTAVQQTLATIWADVLDLDTVCLDDNFFELGGNSLLATQVMFRIQDDLRIDFPLYLLFSAESLEELAEEVAETRAEQLPPLPRVSREGTLPLSYGQERLWFLHRLAPGSTAYNVPTACRLHGHLDVAAFRQAFDELVARHEILRTRYVESPAGIPEVRIDARGPRLTVGVAPGQTRIARESAASDALQADWETPFDLAAAAPVRARLTRLDAYEHVFSLVVHHVAYDAASEQVLWQELATLYEAALAGRPAVLPEPAAQYVDYAAWQREHAAGGEQFDYWRGRLAGITPAELPVDRPRPPVQTYAGARVSFMIDERVTEELRRLGREAGTTLFAALLGAFQATLFQASGGADVAVGSPVPGRTRPETEQMIGFFVNTLVLRTPCGGDPTFVELLGRVREVVHGAYAHQDVPLERLVQALRPPRAPGRSPFFDVIFNGVPLSALTGAEGVRLPQLTVTPIDLATRTTVADLVCSVAETPDSIIGEVAYNTGLFDGPTVESLVDAWLHLLGAAVRDPHAPLSALSPVPHA
- a CDS encoding amino acid adenylation domain-containing protein, with product MNTVPDEVARQGDDRVNTIPDEVARQGDDRVNTVPHEVARQEDDRVNTVPHEVAQQEDDRMNTVLHEVARQVRRAPGAVAALDPASELTYGRLAARANAVAGILRERGARPGDVVGVALPRSADYVAVILGIWQAGAVFLPLDPALPPERLRFQQRQAGMSLLLDSVPRTGDTREPCEDTDELRTGDAEPERCAYVMFTSGSTGRPKAVRVSHASLHNCVRAVAELLVPGPADRYAANQTFSFDIALLEMFVPLSHGGATLVTSEALQAAPERLVGWLERHRVTVVHATPTAWHFLLPYLTPGREELQAVCGGEVLTARLAAELAGRAGRVWNFYGPTEVTVWCTAGLVTAQEPDPLPVGRPLAGYRVVLLDDAGERVPDGEQGEIHVGGLGVALGYGGAPELTAERFVDHPEYGRLYRTGDLGRLRPDGRLWFTGRRDRQVQLRGYRIELGEIECVAQEHPLVELAAAHVVDEGLLLFAQGDVTPRALRRHLAAHLPAYMIPSRIEVRGAFPLTPTKKIDRVALLASANR